A segment of the Maylandia zebra isolate NMK-2024a linkage group LG2, Mzebra_GT3a, whole genome shotgun sequence genome:
aatagtgctcccggtgatgatgggtgagtgttgtcaggtgtgtgtgtgggccaagggcgggagcccacagtgagctccgcccaggcagagagggagaaaatcTTTTTGTACTTACAATGGCTTTAGAAAACATCTTCATAATGTACATAGTCATTATCACGATAAACATGTAGGGATGGAACAGGAAGTtgcccaacaaacacattcTCTAGGAGACTCTTTTAGTGATCAACCATCTACTTCTGCATCTGTATCACAGGTTCCCACTGTTATTTCACAGGACTCGCTTGTTGGAATGTGTGGATCTATTGTCGCTCACTTACAAGCTTCTGGTCTTACTGAGAGTGCTGTTCAAACAATAATTAGTTCTGTTGAGGAAGTTGTCAGTGATGTTCAGAGTCAAGCAAGAGAAGTAGTACTCCAAACATTTTCCCCTGATAGTAAAAAATCAGACATTTACAAAAGAGTTGAGCACAATTTAAACCAATTAGATAACCCCTTTTCAAAATTTAacactgaggaaaaaaagacagaaatattacgatgaaaaatgggaaatagttGAGCCTAAAGAATTTGTACTTTGTGTAAGATTGGATACACGTAGACATAGAACTACAGGGGTTTATAGCGAAACACCTGTCAGAGACAAATACATGTATGTGCCCATTTTAGGTACGATACATTCAATTTTCAAGAATAAAGACATTAGAGAATGCTTCTTGCatgagaaacaaacacaagctGGGTTATACAAAGACATTAATGATGGATTATATTTCCAAAACCATCCTCTGTTTTCACAACAGAAATATGCTCTACAGATTTTACTGTATTACGATGATTTTGAAACTGCTAACCCATTAGGTTCGAAGAAAGGGATCCACAAACTGGGCTGTATTTATTTCACTATAAAAAACCTCCCACCAAAGGTTAACTCTGTGCTGATGAATGCACATCTAGCTGCTCTTTTCTACACAGACGACTTAAAGAAATATGGTTTTGAAGAAATACTAAAGCCTTTGATGACTTGAAAATTTTAGAAACTAAAGGAATCCTGCTTCCCTTTACTGAAGAGCCAGTGTTTGGTTCTGTTGTTCAAGTTACAGGAGACAATCTTGCTTTAAATGGCTTACTAGGTTTTGTTGAATCATTTAGTGCAACAAACTGGTGTAGGTTTTGTTTAGTAAACAAGGAAGAAATTCAGTCTGTATTTAATGAAGACAGTTCGGACATTGTTCTGCGCTCCAGAGAACTTCATATTGAACACTGTAATGCGTTAAGTGAAGACCCTGCTCTCACTTCCGTTTATGGAGTTAAAAGATCTTGTGTGCTCAATTCATTGGAATATTTTCACAGCACTGACAATTATGCAGTTGATATAATGCACGATTTATTGGAAGGAGTTGTgcagtatgagctcaaacttttttttcaatACATGATCAAAAATGGCTACATCTCCATTAGCACATTACTTGACAGGATACAGACGTTTAATTATGGTTTTGTAGAGCGTAAAAATAAACCAAGTGGGTTAAAAATAGATGATAACAGCAAACATTTAGGTTTAAATGCCATTCAGTCATTATGTATCCTACGCAATACTGCACTAATTTTTGGAGACATAGTTGAGCGGGACAATAGCCACTGGAATTTTGTTCTCCTGTTGTTGCAAATTGTTGATATTGTGTTGTCCCCAGTCCTTACTGATGGCATGATATGTTACTTGAAACATCTGATCTGTGATCACcataacatgtttaaaaaattgTTCCCTGGTAGAAAATTAATTCCTAAACACCACCTAATGATTCACTATCCAAGGTGTATTAAGAAAATTGTCCCTCTTATCCACATATGGTGTATGCGTTTCGAAgcaaaacacaatttttttttaaaagggctgtcaaaaattttaaaaaccttACAAAATCTCTAGTAAAGCAACATTGTCAATTGGCCTTTTACTATGaaaattattgttttaaaaGATTTCAGTTCGGtcctttaaaattaaaaagagtTGATAGCATGGAAGGTGGACATTTGTTGTGCGAGTCATTAAATGTAGATTCATGTGTAAATGTTTCAACTACAAATTGGGTTAGAAATTATGGCACTGAATACcaggttggtttgtttttatgcaCTGGAATGTCCAGTGATCTACCAGTCTTTAAGAAAATTTGCTATATCATAATACATGAACAACATGCATTCATATTAGGCTGTACTGTCAACACCTTGTACTTTGATGAACACTTTCATGCATACTGCATTGAAGAAAAAAGTAATGAGCATGCTGTTATTTCAATTGACCAGCTCACCTATGTTAGACCCTGTGACAAGCAATATTCAAAGGAAAATGAGAAGATATACATTATTCCATATTgttacatgttttaaaaaaatgttttgaaaatgtggggcatataaaaataaatctttttcaGAAGAACATTGgctctttttaatatttttttccccaaggaATTTCTAAAAGATCAAAACAGTAAAATTTACACTTTTTAGAATTAATTAGACGATAACTCTTTTATAGTCAAAATAAAATACTCtgtaagagtttatatattaactcttaACACCTAGTTAGTGTTAATGAGTGTTAAATTTTCAACTCCAGGCAGATTTGatatttaacactaaatcagagttcatgtaccaactctccaaaaagagttaaattaacactctctgatgtggacccatatagaaactttaatagtgttgaaatcaaatctgacggtgttaatttggacatgctggatttgctgtgtagggacgcagtttgtcccgtactttaGCTataatggaaaaagacacaaagctggatttattctgtgtgtttacactgcacagctgcctcttcttctgtcattctctccccctcctcctcctgttgctacttcaatcatgaaactcgATTGaaaccaggatccttttctatgtagctgacagctggtaactgtgcaggggcgggtctagcaaagttttgccaggggggcaggtggggcattaacagggagaggggggcacaaagaaacacttttttttcttattctcatttaaaatatctaactttaattaaattaactttaattaaataattatctgaatcttgtgaacaaagtttttatctgacgtaaaatgtatagaaatcatacatataccaacaagacagtgtacatcactgtcacaacagcatttgttttcattcaaaggctttatggctttaatacctggtgggccggtctctagtcaaaatgcccgatttttttgtcccagtccagacctgcaggttaatactggcagtgtcaccatgccagctgactgtatttcatcatcagccactgttgttctttatacatCAGTGTTACCAAAGTTTATCATAacgcagcatagaaagtatttacttgctttcaggtttcattcaaatgttagccttttcatttgtttccccacttttttcctgtttcaaaatcaaacaccagtttgtgagaaaattatcttatttttttaataggcagataaagttttgcattggcttATTTTCCAGttgtatgttaaaaatgttcgtattttaatattcaaaaatgcttttgcccaaaacatatctgcactatacagtggggcaaaaaagtatttagtcagccactgattgtgcaagttcccccacttaaaatgatgacagaggtcagtaatttgcaccagaggtacacttcaactgtgagagacagaatgtgaaaaaaaaaaaatccatgaattcacatggtaggatttgtaaagaatttattcgtaaattagggtgtaaaataagtatttggtcacctcaaacaaggaaaatctctggctctcacagacctgtaacgtcttctgtaagaagcttttctgtcccccactcgttacctgtatgaatggcacctgtttgaactcatcatctgtataaaagacacctgtccacagcctcaaacagtcagactccaaactccgccatggccaagaccaaacagctttcgaaggacaccaggaaaagtattgtagacctgcaccagactgggaagagtgaatctacaataggcaagcagcttggtgtgaaaaaatcaactgtgggagcaatcatcagaaaatggaagacatacaagaccactgataatctccctcgatctggggctccacgcaagatctcatcccgtggggtcaaaatgatcatgagaacggtgagcaaagatcccagaaccacacggggggacctggtgaatgacctgcagagagctgggaccaaagtaacaaaggtcaccatcagtaacacactacaacggcagggaatcaaatcccgcagtgccagacgtgttccgctgctgaagccagtgcatgtccaggcccgtctgaatttgccagagagcacatggatgatacagcagaggattgggagaatgtcatgtggtcagatgaaaccaaagtagaactttttggtataaactcaactcgtcgtgtttggaggaagaagaatactgagttgcatcccaagaacaccatacctactgtgaagcatgggggtggaaacatcatgctatggggctgtttttctgccaaggggacaggacgactgatccgtgttaaggacagaatgaatggggccatgtatcgtgagattttgagccaaaacctccttccatcagtgagaactttgaagatgaaacgaggctgggtcttacaacatgacaatgatccaaaacacaccgcccgggcaacaaaggagtggctccgtaagaagcatttgaaagtcctggagtggcctagccagtctccagacctcaaccccatagaaaatctgtggcgggagttgaaagtccgttttgctcggcgacagccccaaaacatcactgctctcgagaagatctgcatggaggaatgggccaaaataccacctactgtgtgtgcaaacctggtaaagacctatagtaaacgtttgacctctgttattgccaacaaaggttatgttacaaagtattgagttgtatttttgttattgaccaaatacttattttccaccctgatttacgaataaattctttacaaatcctaccatgtggattcatggattttttttttttcacattctgtctctcacagttgaagtgtacctctggtgcaaattactgacctctgtcatcattttaggtgggggaacttgcacaatcggtggcttactaaatacttttttgccccactgtatgtcagtaaaaatactttgcaaatattgctgtccttgaatgctgaataAACACTGACAGAGCACTGATTgcatctcttgtactttatcaacacagtatctaaaaactttgcaccgtagtggttaaaatctcattctaataagagttaaaagcgcatttggttattaggtttaaagggttattgaattatggttaacccGTTTGTGCCCAGATTTTTTTCAGAGTTGTAAGGCATATCATTTTATCAGTTGAGTCCCTCTGAATcatgttatgtatttattttttccattttgtacttttttttgaagaaaatagCATTTTTATGACTGGCAACAATTGTTGCCAGTAGTCACACAGCTTGTCACTAGGTCAAATGtcacctaataataataatagagaagtaataataataatataataagaacaaaataataatatagtcataataaataataacaaaaaggtGGAGCCTCAGGTTCCCCGTGTATAAAATTCAAAACATCAAACAATTTGAACTGATTTCTTTATTCTCAATTTTTTTATACTCAAAAActcaacaaacatttttttcttagaacctctaaaaacatatatacatatataacatATTTCTTCCCATACATTCCATCATCTTTCATGCATGTTCTACTCAGTGTGGTACTTCTTGAAGCACTCCACATGTAGTGGCACATCACACTTTCCACACGCAAATGATGTGCGTCCGCCGCAGTTCTTGCATCGCTTGTACCTGCTACCAGTGTTGCAGGGCCAGTGGTTCAAATTATCAAACCTGGTGGCATCAGTTATCGCCACCGCCATTGAAGATCTTCTGCCCTGCCTACTTGGCTTTGTTCCATGGCGCAGGAGGAGGGTCTGGGCTACCAGCCTCTGGAAGGAGAGGAGATCCTTCTCCCCGCTTTTCCAGGACCTAAATGAATGACAAAACAAGCATGATAGATGCATGAATGTGCATCGTTTCATCCTTTCTACGTCATGCCCCATATGTAGAATGTTCTGTAAAAGCAATATCACACTTGAGTTTGTGATGTTGGTCTGGATATCATCACTGTTGCTCTTGTCGACCGAAGAGCACTAGCGATGACCTCGAGTCAAACATCACCAACTCGATTGTGATATCACTAAATAACATACAGCCTTGTGTACCTGTAATAGCACCAGCTGTTCACCATGGCACGGTTCAGGGCCCAGCTGAAGCATGGCCACCACCACTTCTTGGACCGGATGTTGACTCTGTAGCGGCTGACAAACTGGTCATGCAGGTCCACTCCTCCCATGTGTGTGTTGTAGTCCTGGATACACTTGGGCTGTCTGACCTTGTCCATAGTCCGCTTCTGTTTATTCCATCTCTTCGCCTCAGTTTCGGTGAACTCCCTCTCCATGTTCGACACCACGGTGACCACGCTGTTGTCATTCCACCTTACAATCAGCTTCTCTGCCTCAACCAGATACTCAGCATCTCCTCTGGGTGTCTTCTTGAAGGTCTGACATCACAATCGTCTGACCAGAGAAGACGCCGCCTTGGGACTGTGTTGTATCCACTGATCAACAGAATACCGTAGAATGTAAGAAGTTCATCCTCAGTCAGGTTGAGCGTTTTCCCTTTTTGTTCAGCGTAGAGATTGGACATTTCCAGTGTGACATCTCTGAGGGACTTGGGATAAAATGTGAGGAAGATATCCACTGGATCATCTGATGTGAAGCCAGGATCATGTTCTTTGGGGACATAGCGAGGGATCTGATATTTTTTGTTGGCTTGTGCTGGTGCTTTGGCCgcaattttgatttttttgaatTTCCTGTCTTGGTTCTTAGTTTTGTGGAGCATGGGCCCAACAATCTGACTGGTCACATTTTCATTTGTGCCACTGACCTTTCTAGTCTCTGTCTGACTCACTGAGGATGAGCACCCAGGATCATCATCGGGGGGATTTGGCAGCTGCATGTCCGAATTAGGTAGAAAGCCTTCACCTTTGAGTATTCTTGATGGGAGGCGGTTATGGTCACCAGTGGCCTCATCATCAGATTGGTCACTGTCACAGTCTGTGTCATGTGCGTGCATTTCTGACTCAGGCACAACTGTGATGTCCGCCACAGTTTCAGAGTCCTGCAGCATGGCCAGGATCTCTGCTACGGTGTACCTAAGGAAAGGACAACATACATGTTAGCTAGCAAGCGAATTTTAGCTAGCAAGAAAATGATGTATGGTAATGTATAAAAATCCTATACACAGAGGCCTTGAATACCTGTGAATTTATTTAGCTAGGAATTATTCTAAAAGGACTAAAATGAGCCATTGTACATCATTCtacaattttaaataagtaaattAGGAGCAATCCTGCAGACAGTGTTTTCCTTTAGTTAGCGACATGCTATGTGCCCACTGGCAACTTTTGTTGCCACTCACAGAAATAAGCCcatgaacaaaaaaatatttatcctAGGTACAATTTTTTTGGGGAGGGTTACTCTAGAGACTTGAATgattaaataattataaatatgtttGGGGGGAAAGTCATAAGAAATTTATGAAAATTACCTCTTTCCAGGATGATTTGCATCCGCCATGTCTTCAGCCAGAAAGAGCGGGAAGCAGATGATGTCATGCGATAGGAAGCACTTGGAaacgattttttaaaaatcaaaacctTTGTCTAAGTTGTCTACTAGCATATAAGTGGAAAAAGTTGCATTAGTACCTTTGAGATTTTTTATTGTGAGTCGAAAATGACAGTGATAAACTTTGGCAACAATTGTTGCCAGTGGGGCAAAACGGGTTAATGTTTGGtagaattgtttttaacattacatctgccacccttctccaaatctgtgcccctacctggcccccccaacaaaaattttctagacacgccactgatAGAAGAAGGtcaaatttgaaagaaaaccattcCATTCACAGTTAAGATGGATCAATTGATGAGTCTTATAGTGTACAAAGTTTGTCTTCTGTAGTACATGCTAGAAGACGAGCACAGGAATGGCCCTGGTCAGGTGCCTTTTTAACAGCCACCTTTGGATATAAAGTTCACTTATTTAAATGGTGggagaaataaaataaaggcctgttgctgtaagaaataaataaacgtaGTTTGTTGAATTGAGAGAGTAATAGTGGCTCCACTTCATTTTTCTCACTCTCACTTGCAGCATTTCTTCCTGCCCTTAGAGGTAAAGGTCAATGAACTTCAAAGCGCGAGAGGCAATAAAAGCAGATAAGGTGAGGAATAAAAACTGTCTATCAAAACACAGTTTCAACAATGGTTACCTATACTAAAAATACTAACTAACTATGAAAGCCATTGTTGCTTTTTGGAATCCTTTTTGCATGTCTCTGTCAACCTAGCTCCCTCCAAAACAATGCTTTGTGAGTCCAAAGGACCCCCTTTGATAAGGTTGATAGGTGTATTTGGACCAAAGGGAAAAGTGTTGAACAGAGTCCAAGAGTTACATGGATTTCCTGAAAGTAACTAAATGCTACGGAGCTCCCTCAAGCAGCTTTGGTACAGGTGCTGTTGTCCTGCTGTATCTGGACTGCTGATAAAAATGCCAACGTAAATCAAGTAACAAAGCTGATGAGGCATCCCATTGAGGTATGTGAAAGAGTTGTTGAAGCAAGGTTAGAAGAGCAATGATGATTAGTGAGGAGCAGTATATCTTCATGATGATTAAAATATCTACAGATGGATTGGCTGGTTTGAGACTATTGATGGACAAATATAGAGAAGGTCAGAAGGAGTTGCATTGTGTCTTTTTGGATCTAGAGAATGCATTTGACAGAAAACACTGTAGATCTGTTTTGAGGGTAGCGAGCATCTGGAAGAGAACTTGAAGAGAAGACATTTTCACTAGAACCCAGGCAGAATACGTGTGTGAACGACAGGTGGAAAAGTAAATATGCAAAGAACAGAGGTAGTGAAGATAGATGAGTCTAAATACATGGActcaaccatccaaagcagGTGAAGAAGAAAGTAGATTctgggtggagtgggtggagacagGTGTCATGTGTCACAGAATGCTAACAGCAAGATTGAAAGGGGGCTTTTAAAAGAtagtagtgagacctgctatgatgtatggtttggagaccGTAGCACTGACAAATAGACACGGGGTGTAGTTGGAGATGCCACGATTTTTACTGAGAGCGACCAGAATGGATTGTATTAGAAATGAgcacatcagagggacagctcaggttgagggGCTCGGAGATAAAGTTAGAGACAAGGTTGAGATGGTCTGGATATGTGTACAGGAGGTACTGTGAATAAACTGGATATATGATGTTCAAAATGGaactgccaggcaggaggaaagacCACAATTAAGGTTCATCGATAGGACATAccaagggttggtgtgaccaaggagGATgctagagatagggtgagacaGGAAGAATACTCCAGTGATTAGAAAGTGCCTAAATAGTACTCCAACGAAAAAAAACCCATGTAattttcacttttcagacctttcagcctttctctccatgcattttatttgcagCTTTGTCATACCATTTAATTTGTATTGTCAGTAATCAGTAAATTTAAACACACAGATAAATGTTTCTGTTCATGCCACCAAAACATTCTTTGGTTTTTAAAGTGTGGGTTACTGCAAGGCAAGGTATTTACTTTGTTAGAGAAAATGAATTTACTTTTCAATGTTCCCGAAAGGGTTTGTTTCAAAAGAAGTGCTCATCTGAACAGGCATATAATACCAGAGGTACTGATATGCACACTGAATGGCAAGAATCTTGATGTAAATTTGACCAAAATGCAATGAACTGGCACTCCTGAAAGGTGCTTGTGGTGTTGCAATTGCTACAAGTGAAAAGTAGCAAAAGTAGGTGTGCGAAGAATTTAAATAAGAAAGCTCAAGAGAGAAGCAGCTTACTTTCTCACTTTCAAACACCAAGCCAATCTCTATGTAAAGTAGGTTCTTGTCAGATTGTCAGTTTCAGAAAGTCACACTAACAGTATAATGCTTGCTTCCAGTGCCAACATAGGAAAGATAAGTGCCTTGGGGAGGTTGCAGCCTCTATTCCAACTCCTCATGTGTTCTTCGCAGAGCCACAAAATAGGTTCTTtattgagcttttttttttaactatataacattgaaaaaaaaagttacttcTATATAAACCTCTTAAATCCATGCTGGTGAAAAGGAGTGGACTTTTTTCATTCTGTTTCATAATTTAACTCCATGTAGAGTCACTCGCATCTGTAAAGTTtctacaaagagaaagaaacaggaCCTTCCAATTAGTCATGGTAATGCTGGTTACAGATAaataacagcagcatgttttacAAATTTACAAAGTCCATGCAAGAAAGAAGGTGGTGGTAGCTGCAAgagtagcatttttttttatcaaccaAGAAGTTGTTATTCACATCCTGTTATTCACAAAGACTTTCATCTTTTGCGCTTGTTTGACAACTCACGGGTTAGTTTTGTTTTCACTTGGTTTTTACTTGCCCTTTCAGCAATTTAGCATTTTTAGTTTGTAAAACTAACCAAGTTTTTTTAGGGGCTCAGAGTCTTGAA
Coding sequences within it:
- the LOC112430592 gene encoding uncharacterized protein LOC112430592; amino-acid sequence: MADANHPGKRYTVAEILAMLQDSETVADITVVPESEMHAHDTDCDSDQSDDEATGDHNRLPSRILKGEGFLPNSDMQLPNPPDDDPGCSSSVSQTETRKVSGTNENVTSQIVGPMLHKTKNQDRKFKKIKIAAKAPAQANKKYQIPRYVPKEHDPGFTSDDPVDIFLTFYPKSLRDVTLEMSNLYAEQKGKTLNLTEDELLTFYGILLISGYNTVPRRRLLWSDDCDVRPSRRHPEEMLSIWLRQRS